A portion of the Girardinichthys multiradiatus isolate DD_20200921_A chromosome 23, DD_fGirMul_XY1, whole genome shotgun sequence genome contains these proteins:
- the rmnd5b gene encoding E3 ubiquitin-protein transferase RMND5B isoform X2, producing the protein MEQCACVERELEKVLHRFVMYGHQSEERLDELLRSVCEIRAQLVAFGVQDADLSVLSQNMTQCCKNIKETVQMLASRHKDIHGSVSKVGKAIDRNFDAEISAVVAETVWDTAERQKYLSESIVEHLYRQGMLSVAEDLCQESGVVIDMSMKQPFLELNRILEALRMQDLRPALEWAVSNRQRLLELNSSLEFKLHRLYFISLLSGGIGNQMEALQYARHFQPFASQHQRDIQILMGSLVYLRHGIENSPYRSLLETNQWAEICNIFTRDACALLGLSVESPLSVSFASGCMALPVLMNIKQVIEQRQCSGVWTHKDELPIEIDLGKKCWYHSVFACPILRQQTSESNPPMKLICGHVISRDALNKLTNAGKLKCPYCPMEQNPSHAKQIYF; encoded by the exons ATGGAACAGTGTGCATGTGTGGAGCGGGAGCTGGAGAAAGTGCTCCATCGTTTTGTAATGTATGGCCACCAGTCTGAGGAGAGGCTAGATGAACTCCTACGCAGTGTCTGTGAGATACGTGCACAACTAGTTGCTTTTg GAGTACAGGATGCAGACTTATCAGTCCTCTCCCAGAATATGACCCAGTGTTGTAAGAATATCAAAGAAACAGTGCAGATGCTGGCATCCCGACATAAAGACATTCATGGCAGCGTGTCAAAAGTTGGCAAAGCCATCGACAGG AATTTTGATGCTGAGATCAGCGCAGTGGTGGCAGAGACAGTGTGGGATACTGCAGAAAGACAGAAATACTTGAGTGAGTCCATTGTGGAGCACTTGTACCGGCAAGGAATGCTCAGTGTTGCAGAGGACCTTTGCCAG GAGTCCGGTGTAGTTATCGACATGAGTATGAAGCAGCCTTTTCTGGAGTTAAACAGGATCCTTGAAGCTCTGAGGATGCAGGACCTTAGGCCGGCGTTAGA GTGGGCCGTTTCAAATCGCCAGCGTCTTCTGGAACTGAACAGCAGTTTAGAGTTCAAGTTGCACCGTTTGTACTTCATAAGTTTGCTTAGTGGAGGAATCGGCAACCAGATGGAGGCCCTGCAGTATGCCAGGCACTTCCAACCGTTCGCATCCCAACACCAGAGAG ATATCCAGATCTTGATGGGCAGCCTGGTCTATCTACGTCATGGTATTGAAAACTCTCCGTATCGCAGTCTGTTGGAGACCAATCAGTGGGCCGAGATCTGTAACATCTTCACCAGGGATGCCTGTGCTCTGCTGGGCCTCTCTGTAGAGTCTCCACTAAGTGTCAG ttttgcATCAGGATGCATGGCCCTACCGGTGCTGATGAACATCAAACAGGTGATCGAACAGAGACAATGCAGTGGAGTGTGGACGCACAAAGATGAGCTCCCT ATCGAGATTGACCTGGGGAAGAAGTGCTGGTACCACTCTGTGTTCGCCTGCCCGATTCTTCGGCAGCAGACCTCCGAGAGCAATCCTCCCATGAAGCTCATCTGTGGCCATGTCATCTCCAGAGATGCACTCAACAAACTCACCAATGCTGGGAA GTTGAAATGCCCTTACTGCCCCATGGAGCAGAACCCGTCACATGCCAAGCAGATCTACTTTTGA
- the rmnd5b gene encoding E3 ubiquitin-protein transferase RMND5B isoform X1 — MEQCACVERELEKVLHRFVMYGHQSEERLDELLRSVCEIRAQLVAFAGVQDADLSVLSQNMTQCCKNIKETVQMLASRHKDIHGSVSKVGKAIDRNFDAEISAVVAETVWDTAERQKYLSESIVEHLYRQGMLSVAEDLCQESGVVIDMSMKQPFLELNRILEALRMQDLRPALEWAVSNRQRLLELNSSLEFKLHRLYFISLLSGGIGNQMEALQYARHFQPFASQHQRDIQILMGSLVYLRHGIENSPYRSLLETNQWAEICNIFTRDACALLGLSVESPLSVSFASGCMALPVLMNIKQVIEQRQCSGVWTHKDELPIEIDLGKKCWYHSVFACPILRQQTSESNPPMKLICGHVISRDALNKLTNAGKLKCPYCPMEQNPSHAKQIYF; from the exons ATGGAACAGTGTGCATGTGTGGAGCGGGAGCTGGAGAAAGTGCTCCATCGTTTTGTAATGTATGGCCACCAGTCTGAGGAGAGGCTAGATGAACTCCTACGCAGTGTCTGTGAGATACGTGCACAACTAGTTGCTTTTg CAGGAGTACAGGATGCAGACTTATCAGTCCTCTCCCAGAATATGACCCAGTGTTGTAAGAATATCAAAGAAACAGTGCAGATGCTGGCATCCCGACATAAAGACATTCATGGCAGCGTGTCAAAAGTTGGCAAAGCCATCGACAGG AATTTTGATGCTGAGATCAGCGCAGTGGTGGCAGAGACAGTGTGGGATACTGCAGAAAGACAGAAATACTTGAGTGAGTCCATTGTGGAGCACTTGTACCGGCAAGGAATGCTCAGTGTTGCAGAGGACCTTTGCCAG GAGTCCGGTGTAGTTATCGACATGAGTATGAAGCAGCCTTTTCTGGAGTTAAACAGGATCCTTGAAGCTCTGAGGATGCAGGACCTTAGGCCGGCGTTAGA GTGGGCCGTTTCAAATCGCCAGCGTCTTCTGGAACTGAACAGCAGTTTAGAGTTCAAGTTGCACCGTTTGTACTTCATAAGTTTGCTTAGTGGAGGAATCGGCAACCAGATGGAGGCCCTGCAGTATGCCAGGCACTTCCAACCGTTCGCATCCCAACACCAGAGAG ATATCCAGATCTTGATGGGCAGCCTGGTCTATCTACGTCATGGTATTGAAAACTCTCCGTATCGCAGTCTGTTGGAGACCAATCAGTGGGCCGAGATCTGTAACATCTTCACCAGGGATGCCTGTGCTCTGCTGGGCCTCTCTGTAGAGTCTCCACTAAGTGTCAG ttttgcATCAGGATGCATGGCCCTACCGGTGCTGATGAACATCAAACAGGTGATCGAACAGAGACAATGCAGTGGAGTGTGGACGCACAAAGATGAGCTCCCT ATCGAGATTGACCTGGGGAAGAAGTGCTGGTACCACTCTGTGTTCGCCTGCCCGATTCTTCGGCAGCAGACCTCCGAGAGCAATCCTCCCATGAAGCTCATCTGTGGCCATGTCATCTCCAGAGATGCACTCAACAAACTCACCAATGCTGGGAA GTTGAAATGCCCTTACTGCCCCATGGAGCAGAACCCGTCACATGCCAAGCAGATCTACTTTTGA